One window of Vibrio atlanticus genomic DNA carries:
- a CDS encoding peptide MFS transporter, translated as MMFGLSFYGVMVILTRFFLEDLNYNEADTMMVVGAFSAIGPLFAIAGGFIADKFLGAYRSLTIAFLGFASGYGLLVLGAAATNVPMALCGIALASYARGLMSPSYPSLYKRTFKTQEDFENCYPINYSVNNIGALLGQYLFPMLVLVVGFHGGFLLSGVLAGAALLMMLFVRKGLVEASAEIDQKPVSTKNWAAFLGLSAAMIGLVFFMFSNMDIGQNIVYAIGGAAIIYFVSLMMKSKKSDMLKMGTILIITFLTTCFFVYYGQMMTSMTMVAINTMRGDLLGFIPVAPEASMAMNPLWCMVAGPIITGIFSKLEKKNIHFSTATKVGFSFILTAIAFGILTMAVTTVGEDILIRPEVFLAIHFFLAFGEVIVGSMVVAFILSVAPKHIENFSVSLFSVAIAMSGIVGAVFSTSIALEKGQEITQEIVQTVYGDYFQMLTVLAVVMVGIAMAASFIIRKMLDAAKAADETIELEQANS; from the coding sequence ATGATGTTCGGACTTTCGTTCTATGGCGTCATGGTGATCTTGACTCGCTTCTTCCTTGAAGATCTGAACTACAACGAAGCCGACACCATGATGGTTGTTGGTGCTTTCTCTGCAATCGGACCGCTATTTGCTATCGCAGGCGGTTTCATCGCCGACAAATTTTTAGGCGCATACCGATCATTGACCATTGCCTTTCTCGGATTCGCAAGTGGTTATGGTCTACTGGTACTCGGTGCCGCAGCGACTAATGTTCCAATGGCTTTATGTGGTATTGCTTTAGCGAGTTATGCGCGTGGTTTGATGTCCCCTTCTTACCCAAGTCTTTACAAACGCACGTTCAAAACTCAAGAAGATTTCGAAAATTGCTACCCAATCAACTACTCAGTAAACAATATTGGTGCTCTATTAGGTCAATACCTGTTCCCAATGCTAGTGCTAGTTGTCGGTTTCCACGGTGGCTTCCTTCTCTCAGGTGTTCTAGCCGGTGCTGCACTTCTGATGATGCTCTTTGTTCGCAAAGGCCTTGTTGAAGCAAGTGCTGAAATCGACCAAAAACCAGTTAGCACGAAAAACTGGGCTGCGTTCCTTGGTCTTTCTGCGGCAATGATCGGCTTGGTATTTTTCATGTTCTCTAACATGGATATCGGCCAGAACATTGTGTACGCAATTGGTGGTGCAGCGATCATCTACTTTGTTTCTTTGATGATGAAATCGAAGAAATCAGACATGCTGAAAATGGGTACTATCTTAATCATCACATTCCTGACGACATGCTTCTTCGTGTACTACGGCCAAATGATGACGTCGATGACAATGGTAGCGATCAACACAATGCGTGGCGATCTACTTGGCTTCATCCCTGTAGCCCCGGAAGCTTCAATGGCAATGAACCCACTTTGGTGTATGGTTGCAGGCCCTATTATTACGGGTATCTTCTCTAAGCTAGAAAAGAAAAACATTCACTTCTCTACCGCAACCAAAGTAGGTTTCTCTTTCATTTTGACGGCGATCGCTTTCGGTATCTTAACGATGGCAGTAACGACCGTAGGTGAGGATATTCTGATTCGCCCTGAAGTGTTCTTAGCAATCCACTTCTTCCTGGCATTTGGTGAAGTTATTGTTGGTTCTATGGTTGTAGCCTTCATTCTGTCTGTTGCACCTAAGCACATCGAGAACTTCTCAGTAAGCTTATTCTCTGTAGCAATCGCAATGTCAGGCATTGTTGGTGCCGTATTCTCAACGTCTATTGCGCTTGAGAAAGGCCAAGAGATCACACAAGAGATCGTTCAAACGGTTTACGGTGATTACTTCCAAATGCTGACTGTTCTAGCGGTTGTAATGGTGGGTATCGCAATGGCAGCATCGTTCATTATTCGTAAGATGCTAGACGCAGCGAAAGCCGCAGATGAGACGATTGAACTAGAGCAAGCAAACAGCTAA
- a CDS encoding L-serine ammonia-lyase produces the protein MLSIFDIYKIGVGPSSSHTNGPMIAGFNFTQKIDAQLKQVDRIQIDLYGSLSLTGIGHHTDRATLLGLLGNRPDTIKITSANQAMRKAIEDKSLLVSGNHEIHFDVESDLLFHKTNLPLHENGMTISAFDASGRLLEMETYYSIGGGFIATADELQNGKQETETQVEFPFTSADQLLELAEQQGLSLGGLILRNEVSFQGMDVIDQKADQIWKVMSLCMQRGFDTEGILDGGLEVTRRAPALLKKLEANASIENDPMEIMDWINLFAFAVSEENAAGGQVVTSPTNGAAGVIPAVLMYYHRFIKELDTKQLKDFLAVSGAIGILYKTNASISGAEVGCQGEVGVSSSMAAAGLTALRGGSNEQICIAAEIAMEHSLGMTCDPIGGLVQVPCIERNAMGAMKAINASRMALKRTSKCLISLDKVIATMYQTGKDMNKKYRETSLGGLAVIHMAPPCE, from the coding sequence ATGCTGTCTATTTTTGATATCTACAAAATTGGAGTTGGGCCGTCCAGCTCCCACACAAATGGACCAATGATCGCTGGGTTTAACTTTACCCAAAAAATTGATGCTCAACTTAAACAAGTGGATCGCATTCAAATCGACTTATACGGGTCATTATCATTGACGGGGATTGGTCACCATACAGACAGAGCAACCTTATTAGGTTTACTCGGTAACCGCCCCGACACCATTAAAATTACCAGTGCTAACCAAGCAATGCGTAAAGCGATTGAAGATAAGTCTCTACTGGTAAGCGGTAACCATGAAATTCACTTCGACGTAGAAAGCGACTTACTGTTCCATAAAACTAACCTTCCTCTGCATGAAAATGGCATGACCATCTCTGCCTTTGACGCTAGCGGTCGTCTTTTAGAGATGGAAACATACTACTCAATCGGTGGCGGCTTTATTGCAACCGCTGATGAGCTACAAAATGGCAAGCAGGAAACAGAAACGCAAGTTGAGTTCCCTTTTACTTCTGCTGACCAACTACTTGAATTGGCCGAGCAACAAGGACTTAGCCTTGGAGGCTTAATCCTGCGTAATGAAGTGTCTTTCCAAGGTATGGATGTGATTGACCAGAAAGCCGACCAAATCTGGAAGGTGATGTCTCTGTGCATGCAGCGAGGCTTCGACACCGAAGGCATCCTTGATGGCGGTCTAGAAGTGACGCGTCGAGCCCCTGCTCTTTTGAAAAAGCTTGAGGCCAATGCTTCGATTGAAAACGATCCAATGGAGATCATGGATTGGATTAACCTATTTGCCTTTGCTGTGAGTGAAGAAAACGCAGCGGGTGGCCAAGTGGTAACATCTCCAACCAATGGTGCAGCTGGCGTGATTCCTGCGGTATTAATGTACTACCATCGTTTCATTAAAGAGCTAGACACCAAACAGCTGAAAGACTTCTTGGCAGTCTCTGGCGCTATCGGCATCTTATATAAAACCAACGCTTCGATTTCTGGTGCAGAGGTAGGTTGTCAGGGTGAAGTTGGCGTATCTTCATCAATGGCTGCTGCTGGCCTAACGGCCCTACGTGGTGGTAGCAACGAGCAAATCTGTATTGCCGCTGAAATCGCAATGGAACACTCACTGGGCATGACGTGCGATCCAATCGGCGGGCTTGTTCAGGTGCCATGTATCGAGCGCAATGCAATGGGCGCAATGAAAGCCATCAACGCATCACGTATGGCGCTGAAACGTACCAGCAAGTGTCTTATCTCGTTAGACAAGGTTATCGCAACCATGTACCAAACAGGAAAAGACATGAACAAAAAGTACCGTGAAACGTCCTTAGGTGGCTTGGCCGTGATCCACATGGCTCCTCCTTGTGAATAA
- a CDS encoding YdcF family protein, whose protein sequence is MSIIHLLIVLGKRLNENKLTNEGISRVDALVEYLSGPLAEESNQQTAVAFCGGVTQGQTVSEADMMHEYFRELENQREYPFLIGAVLLEQHSTNTVENIQNLASEMIESGLFTRGQSVKVTFVSNDYHLQRIFEIQSLMDEQGLLKVLVEKCSALGVELQIDPQREAHVAVPYPHQTEQGQLFLLMDALTTYRVYLEGVSVGAFKRDLDSVRREPERLSLEALLAAKELVGRSSHFDIVESLLPVLETCIQNTPVGIDIEKVKEYLALLDTNLTLLNRYLDPESDHTHRWWR, encoded by the coding sequence ATGAGCATTATTCACCTCCTTATTGTGCTAGGTAAGCGACTTAATGAGAATAAATTGACTAATGAAGGAATCAGTCGAGTTGATGCTTTAGTTGAATATCTGTCGGGGCCTTTGGCTGAAGAGTCGAACCAGCAAACGGCTGTGGCGTTCTGTGGTGGGGTGACACAAGGCCAAACCGTTTCTGAAGCCGATATGATGCACGAGTATTTTCGAGAGCTTGAAAATCAACGTGAGTATCCGTTTCTCATAGGGGCGGTTTTACTTGAGCAGCATTCGACAAATACGGTTGAGAACATTCAAAACTTGGCCTCAGAGATGATTGAAAGTGGGCTGTTTACACGCGGGCAGAGTGTGAAGGTGACGTTCGTTTCTAATGACTACCACTTACAACGTATCTTCGAGATTCAATCACTGATGGACGAGCAAGGTTTGCTTAAGGTTTTGGTCGAGAAGTGCTCTGCACTTGGGGTGGAACTACAAATAGATCCTCAGCGAGAGGCTCATGTCGCAGTGCCATACCCTCATCAAACAGAGCAAGGGCAATTGTTTCTGTTAATGGATGCCCTGACGACCTACCGAGTCTATCTTGAAGGTGTCTCTGTGGGTGCATTTAAGAGGGATTTGGATTCAGTAAGACGAGAGCCAGAAAGGTTGTCTTTGGAAGCCTTGTTAGCGGCAAAGGAGTTAGTTGGGCGTTCATCTCATTTTGATATCGTAGAAAGCTTGCTTCCAGTGTTGGAGACCTGCATCCAAAATACCCCAGTCGGAATCGACATAGAAAAAGTTAAGGAGTACCTAGCATTGCTCGATACTAACCTGACTTTATTGAATCGTTATTTAGATCCAGAATCAGATCACACACATCGCTGGTGGAGATAG
- a CDS encoding DUF333 domain-containing protein: protein MKKIGLMAVFAVVLGGCANDYAEYSEGQRVSVANPAAVYCVQQDGELDTVTENNQRTTYCVFDDGERIEQWEYYRNNHEQKEES from the coding sequence ATGAAGAAAATTGGTTTGATGGCTGTATTTGCCGTTGTGTTGGGCGGTTGTGCAAACGACTATGCAGAATATAGCGAAGGCCAACGTGTTTCAGTGGCTAACCCAGCTGCGGTTTATTGTGTTCAACAAGATGGTGAATTAGACACCGTAACTGAAAACAATCAACGCACTACTTATTGTGTATTTGATGACGGTGAACGTATCGAACAGTGGGAATACTACCGCAACAACCATGAGCAAAAAGAAGAAAGCTAA
- a CDS encoding NUDIX hydrolase has translation MRHLKTTIHPDIVHLDNKTVYKRNAARAIVLDGEDILMLYTERYHDYTIPGGGLDDGEDVIAGMVRELEEETGAKNIHSIKPFGIFEEFRPWYKDDTDIMHMISYCYSCKIDRELGETAYEDYEVKNGMRPVWMNIHEAIAHNEKTMAESPKKGMSIERETFLLHLVAKEML, from the coding sequence ATGAGACACCTTAAAACCACTATTCACCCTGATATCGTTCACCTAGACAATAAGACGGTATATAAGCGCAATGCTGCACGTGCGATTGTGTTAGATGGCGAAGACATTTTGATGCTTTATACAGAGCGTTATCACGACTACACCATTCCTGGTGGTGGTTTGGATGACGGTGAGGATGTGATCGCAGGTATGGTCCGTGAGCTTGAAGAAGAAACGGGTGCGAAGAACATTCACAGTATTAAACCGTTCGGTATTTTTGAAGAGTTTCGTCCTTGGTATAAAGATGACACGGATATAATGCACATGATTTCTTACTGCTACTCATGCAAGATTGATCGTGAGCTTGGCGAAACAGCTTACGAAGACTACGAAGTGAAAAATGGGATGAGACCTGTGTGGATGAACATTCATGAGGCCATTGCTCATAATGAGAAGACGATGGCCGAGAGTCCTAAAAAGGGCATGAGCATAGAGCGGGAAACGTTTCTGCTGCATTTGGTAGCGAAGGAAATGCTGTAG
- a CDS encoding ABC transporter ATP-binding protein codes for MNKRQFVAHYLRMNRTSYLLAIVFIFLVNWLQVEIPRYIQLAIDLIEDASTMGHQQLQTYVWIVVGMSVAMVVVRILSRIYALNPGRITEAALKSTLLQKLNRLPSSFHERFASGRLISIINNDLSGIRLLFGVGFLQFFNALLALSLTPLYMWRISPELTLYSIIPISIAFVIFRVGFKRMKTLHLEHMKRLQNLSAQLMSYLSGIDLIKSQQMSPWVKTETEKLNQLLLECRLKITRIQVFFMPVLDYANDLMKIIILGLGGYMLMRQELTLGEITAFLTYSVLLAMPLMQLGRIATIYQRGMVGIQSVQTILNAKIPDLDEDKLTELDVESLKGKTFSIRNLSFSYSGEERLILDDISFDIPAGNKVGVLGGIGAGKTTLVNCLNHHLDVPEGSVFLGERDVTSFSRSDLRRYVKTVTQDPYLFSATVEDNIRFGSLDIDLAKSQVDEVLDLSQLASDVTRFEHGDQTLVGEKGIMLSGGQKQRLSIARSLLQPTDLIIMDNVLSAVDYETERKILEGLFTRLENQSVLVVSHRINALEYMDEIIVLNEGKVIAKGDHATLLKTCDYYYDTWQLQQNETEAAAC; via the coding sequence ATGAATAAAAGACAGTTTGTTGCCCACTATTTGCGCATGAATCGCACCTCGTACTTACTGGCGATTGTGTTCATTTTTCTCGTTAACTGGTTACAGGTAGAGATCCCTCGTTATATCCAACTTGCCATCGATCTTATTGAGGATGCTTCAACAATGGGCCATCAGCAGCTTCAAACCTATGTTTGGATCGTGGTCGGTATGTCGGTTGCCATGGTGGTGGTGAGAATTCTGTCTCGTATCTATGCGCTTAATCCGGGGCGAATTACAGAAGCAGCGCTCAAAAGTACACTTCTACAAAAGCTGAATCGCTTACCAAGCAGCTTTCATGAACGTTTTGCTTCAGGTCGATTGATCTCAATTATCAATAACGACCTTAGTGGTATCCGACTGCTGTTTGGTGTCGGCTTCTTGCAGTTCTTCAATGCGTTGCTTGCGTTGTCGCTGACGCCTCTCTACATGTGGCGCATATCGCCAGAACTCACACTGTATTCGATTATTCCTATCTCAATCGCTTTTGTGATTTTCCGTGTGGGCTTCAAGCGTATGAAAACACTGCATTTAGAGCACATGAAACGTCTACAAAACTTGTCTGCTCAGCTAATGAGTTACCTGTCTGGGATTGATTTGATTAAGAGCCAGCAGATGTCACCTTGGGTGAAAACCGAAACTGAAAAGCTGAACCAGTTATTGCTTGAGTGCCGCCTTAAAATCACACGTATTCAAGTCTTCTTTATGCCGGTACTCGACTACGCCAATGACCTGATGAAAATCATCATTCTTGGGCTTGGTGGCTACATGTTAATGAGACAAGAGCTAACCCTCGGTGAAATTACTGCTTTCCTAACTTACTCGGTTTTACTGGCTATGCCATTGATGCAGCTTGGCAGAATCGCGACCATTTATCAGCGTGGCATGGTAGGTATTCAAAGTGTACAAACCATTCTTAATGCAAAAATTCCAGATCTTGATGAAGATAAGCTCACTGAGTTAGATGTTGAATCTCTGAAGGGAAAAACGTTTTCTATTCGCAATCTCAGCTTCAGCTATTCAGGTGAAGAACGTCTGATTCTCGATGACATCAGCTTTGACATTCCAGCAGGTAACAAAGTGGGTGTGCTAGGCGGAATTGGAGCGGGTAAAACGACATTAGTGAATTGCTTGAACCATCACTTGGATGTACCAGAAGGTTCGGTTTTTCTTGGCGAAAGAGATGTCACAAGCTTCTCGCGCAGTGATTTGCGCCGTTACGTGAAAACCGTGACGCAAGACCCTTACCTGTTTTCTGCAACCGTCGAAGACAATATCCGCTTTGGTAGCTTAGATATTGACTTGGCAAAGAGTCAGGTTGATGAAGTGCTGGATCTCAGTCAGTTGGCCAGTGACGTGACGCGTTTTGAACACGGCGATCAAACCTTAGTCGGTGAGAAAGGGATCATGCTGTCAGGTGGTCAGAAACAGCGCTTGAGCATTGCTCGATCTTTATTGCAACCCACCGACCTGATCATCATGGATAACGTTCTATCGGCTGTCGACTATGAAACAGAACGTAAGATTTTAGAGGGCTTGTTTACGCGCTTGGAAAATCAATCGGTACTTGTGGTTTCACACCGTATAAATGCCCTTGAATATATGGATGAAATTATCGTGTTGAACGAAGGTAAGGTGATTGCGAAGGGCGACCATGCGACGTTATTGAAAACGTGCGATTACTATTACGATACATGGCAGTTACAGCAGAATGAAACGGAGGCAGCAGCATGTTAA
- a CDS encoding ABC transporter ATP-binding protein — MLKGVDLKYLKHFFKFAKKYKRSAILGMAMLPLSVITSLLFPWLIIQVIDVHLSHGDMDGLLEYVFYLVAVLVASYVVDTTYSYNLRKTGQYTITDMRSVLFDRVLKLPRSYFDNTPIGVTLSRLTSDLETIGETFVQSVVGLVKDSINTIALLVMMFFIDWQLTMIVLIIMPPVMYLTVYVRNRLRELYKVTRSSLARGIGFLQEVLFGMKTVQMYRAEDQVEQRYQGYTDEFLRAQKKINKYDAILFSFISGITSITIAIMIWYGSEQVIEGALTLGVLIAFINTLEKVFVPIRDFTSQIASIQSSFAAFDHIEELFVEPTEEEGRNLLSSSKVEKQLEQFVSLEFKNVSFRYKDDSPYVLKNVSFVLEKGHQIALVGSTGSGKSTVLRLISKTYQDYEGSILLNGIELSQVSSEDSAHLFSMMMQDVHLFEETIQFNIALGKTHLSRTEVEQAARYVYADKFIEQLPQSYDFHLEKNGSNLSVGQTQLISFARAVAQGGQLMMLDEATSSVDSITEDLIQKAMQRLFKEKTVIAIAHRLSTVRHSDTILVLEKGEIVEQGNHRQLIAHNGIYAGLLEESVVGGIDCRKSRL, encoded by the coding sequence ATGTTAAAAGGTGTTGATCTCAAGTACCTCAAGCACTTTTTTAAGTTTGCTAAGAAATACAAACGCTCTGCGATTCTGGGCATGGCGATGCTTCCGCTCTCTGTCATTACAAGCCTATTGTTTCCTTGGCTGATCATTCAAGTGATCGATGTTCATTTAAGTCATGGTGATATGGATGGATTGCTCGAATATGTCTTCTATCTCGTTGCTGTGCTGGTGGCGAGCTATGTGGTGGATACCACCTATTCGTACAACCTACGTAAAACGGGGCAGTACACGATAACCGATATGCGTTCAGTGTTGTTTGATCGAGTACTTAAACTACCGCGCAGTTATTTTGATAACACACCGATTGGCGTCACGCTTTCACGACTAACTAGCGACTTGGAAACCATCGGCGAGACGTTTGTTCAATCGGTTGTTGGTCTAGTGAAGGACAGTATTAACACCATTGCTCTGTTGGTAATGATGTTCTTCATTGATTGGCAATTAACGATGATTGTTTTGATCATTATGCCGCCGGTGATGTATTTGACGGTGTATGTAAGAAACCGACTTCGTGAACTGTACAAGGTGACTCGTTCTTCGCTCGCTCGTGGTATTGGCTTTTTACAAGAAGTCTTATTTGGTATGAAAACCGTTCAGATGTACCGAGCGGAAGATCAAGTAGAACAGCGCTACCAAGGCTATACCGATGAGTTTTTAAGAGCGCAGAAGAAGATAAATAAATACGATGCGATTTTGTTTTCGTTTATCTCTGGCATCACCTCTATCACCATCGCAATTATGATCTGGTATGGATCTGAACAAGTGATAGAAGGGGCACTCACGTTGGGTGTGCTAATTGCGTTCATCAACACCTTAGAGAAAGTGTTTGTTCCGATCCGTGACTTTACTTCGCAGATTGCTTCGATTCAGAGTTCATTTGCAGCGTTTGACCATATTGAAGAGCTGTTTGTTGAGCCGACTGAAGAAGAAGGGCGCAACCTGCTGTCATCGAGCAAGGTTGAAAAACAGCTCGAACAGTTTGTGAGCCTAGAGTTTAAGAACGTGAGCTTCCGTTACAAAGACGACTCTCCTTATGTTCTAAAGAATGTTTCGTTTGTATTGGAGAAAGGGCATCAAATCGCGCTTGTAGGTTCGACGGGGTCGGGTAAGTCGACGGTTCTGCGTCTGATCTCTAAAACCTACCAAGACTATGAAGGCAGCATTTTGTTGAATGGAATAGAGCTGTCACAGGTTTCAAGTGAAGACTCTGCTCATTTGTTCTCAATGATGATGCAAGATGTGCACTTGTTTGAAGAGACAATCCAATTCAATATCGCGCTGGGCAAAACGCATCTATCTAGAACTGAGGTTGAACAAGCAGCACGCTATGTGTACGCCGATAAGTTTATTGAACAATTGCCACAAAGCTATGACTTCCATTTAGAAAAGAACGGATCCAACCTATCTGTGGGGCAAACGCAGCTTATTTCGTTCGCTAGAGCGGTTGCACAAGGTGGACAACTGATGATGCTTGATGAAGCAACTAGCTCGGTGGATTCAATCACCGAAGACCTGATTCAAAAAGCAATGCAGCGTCTGTTTAAGGAAAAAACCGTGATTGCGATTGCACACCGTTTGAGTACCGTTCGTCACTCAGACACCATTCTTGTGTTGGAAAAGGGTGAAATTGTTGAACAAGGTAACCATCGACAGCTGATAGCACACAATGGAATTTATGCAGGATTGTTGGAAGAGTCGGTGGTTGGAGGAATCGATTGTAGAAAGAGTCGATTGTAG
- a CDS encoding tetratricopeptide repeat protein produces the protein MLRILLIAVISVFSTMSFASEEVEYSELDYLDRPLMERYILDELKQLRMDQQDLERRLTIQMTDRELSVADKSLNYANVTVTYFFYIIAGVASLIALVGWQSLKELKHTTKEMADQRLNSIAQEYEKKFNVLERDLKRKTRIISENNREIEIINEIHNLWLRAQNAQTAEQKIEIYDEILKVRPGDLEALTYKADAAMDMQEYHWAMSLCNRVLEVDDQNAHALYQRACSYARLGAEGQAIDDLERSIEASGSMRELLAEEPDFEMLRGLDRFEALCEE, from the coding sequence ATGCTTCGAATCTTATTGATTGCAGTTATCTCGGTGTTCAGCACGATGAGTTTTGCAAGCGAAGAGGTTGAGTACTCAGAATTGGACTATTTAGATCGACCGTTGATGGAACGCTATATCTTGGATGAATTGAAGCAGCTAAGAATGGACCAACAAGATCTTGAAAGACGTTTGACTATTCAGATGACCGACCGCGAGCTCTCTGTTGCGGACAAATCGCTGAACTACGCCAACGTGACAGTAACCTATTTTTTCTACATTATTGCGGGTGTCGCTTCACTTATCGCATTAGTTGGCTGGCAATCGCTTAAAGAACTCAAGCACACAACCAAAGAAATGGCTGATCAGCGATTGAATTCTATCGCTCAAGAGTACGAAAAGAAATTTAATGTACTTGAAAGGGATCTAAAGCGTAAGACTCGAATCATCTCAGAGAACAACCGAGAAATCGAAATCATCAATGAAATACACAACTTATGGTTGAGAGCGCAAAATGCTCAAACCGCCGAGCAAAAAATTGAGATTTACGATGAGATCTTAAAAGTCCGCCCTGGTGATTTAGAGGCACTCACTTATAAAGCTGATGCCGCAATGGACATGCAGGAATACCACTGGGCAATGAGCTTATGTAATCGTGTATTGGAAGTGGATGATCAAAATGCCCATGCCTTGTACCAACGAGCTTGTTCGTATGCAAGATTAGGTGCTGAAGGTCAGGCAATCGACGACTTAGAGCGCTCTATCGAAGCCAGTGGCTCAATGCGAGAGTTGCTAGCTGAAGAGCCAGATTTTGAGATGCTACGCGGCTTAGATCGTTTTGAAGCACTTTGTGAAGAGTAA
- a CDS encoding peptidoglycan DD-metalloendopeptidase family protein → MKFLRTGLIITAISAFSLALYLSISPEPPEDIAIKITPYQGAVSADEKPSNSNVEPSSLVRVHYFVKVGDTLSNVFTSWKLPYGTAKKILEADLESLKLDTIKPGDHLELLLDSESKQLVELIYHESLVEQAVYTENDDGSFSYQFIETPGEWKEKLYAGAVQGSFSTSAYKAGLTSAQIANITRTLKDKINFSKDLRAGDSFNVLVKEQYTEDHLTGKTEVQGVSIKLRNREVAAFLAADGRFYDREGNSLEQAFNRYPIDKQFRRITSSFNPFRKHPVTGRVSPHNGTDFATPVGSSVYSTGDGRVVALRDHPYAGKYIVIEHNSVYKTRYLHLSRFLVKKGQQIKRGQEIALSGATGRLTGPHLHFEVLVRGRAVDAMKADLPLASSILPKDKGAFLARIASFDEIISEQEGRTS, encoded by the coding sequence ATGAAGTTCCTCCGTACTGGCCTGATTATTACTGCTATCAGCGCATTTTCACTTGCTTTATATCTTTCTATTTCTCCTGAACCACCAGAAGACATCGCTATCAAAATTACACCTTACCAAGGTGCGGTTTCGGCGGATGAGAAGCCATCGAATTCAAACGTTGAGCCAAGTTCTCTGGTAAGAGTTCATTATTTTGTCAAAGTTGGGGATACACTCAGTAATGTATTTACCTCTTGGAAACTCCCTTACGGAACGGCTAAAAAGATACTTGAGGCCGATCTAGAATCACTGAAACTGGACACGATCAAGCCTGGTGATCATCTAGAGTTGTTGTTGGATAGTGAATCTAAACAGCTAGTCGAATTGATTTACCATGAGAGCTTGGTTGAACAAGCTGTCTATACAGAAAATGATGACGGTAGTTTTAGTTATCAGTTCATCGAGACTCCTGGGGAATGGAAAGAAAAGCTGTACGCAGGTGCGGTGCAGGGTAGTTTTTCCACGTCAGCTTACAAGGCCGGTTTAACCAGTGCCCAGATAGCCAATATCACTCGAACGCTGAAAGATAAAATTAACTTCTCCAAAGATCTCAGAGCTGGCGACAGCTTTAATGTTTTGGTTAAAGAGCAGTACACGGAAGATCACTTAACGGGTAAGACTGAAGTGCAAGGGGTCTCTATCAAGCTACGAAATAGGGAAGTGGCGGCTTTTCTTGCTGCGGATGGACGTTTCTATGACCGAGAAGGGAATAGCCTTGAGCAAGCTTTCAATCGATACCCAATAGATAAACAATTCCGAAGAATCACTTCATCATTCAACCCATTCCGAAAGCATCCTGTGACTGGACGTGTATCGCCGCATAATGGTACTGATTTCGCAACACCTGTGGGTTCATCCGTTTATTCAACGGGAGACGGTAGGGTTGTGGCACTTCGTGACCATCCATACGCAGGAAAATACATAGTGATAGAACATAACAGTGTTTACAAAACTCGTTATCTGCATTTGAGTCGATTCTTGGTTAAGAAAGGGCAACAGATTAAGCGTGGGCAGGAAATTGCGCTGTCGGGTGCAACAGGCCGTTTAACAGGGCCTCACTTACATTTTGAAGTGTTGGTACGTGGAAGGGCGGTCGACGCGATGAAAGCAGACCTGCCTTTGGCAAGCTCTATATTACCGAAAGACAAGGGGGCGTTCCTTGCTCGAATTGCCTCTTTTGATGAGATCATCTCTGAGCAAGAAGGCAGAACGAGTTAA
- a CDS encoding heavy metal-binding domain-containing protein yields MIITTTQSVEGKRIVDYKGVIAGEAILGVNVFKDMFSGIRDFVGGRSGTYEKELEKARNYAFKELEQKAIEAGANAVVGVDIDYEVLGTGNGMLMVSASGTAVVVA; encoded by the coding sequence ATGATTATTACCACCACACAATCTGTCGAAGGCAAACGCATTGTCGATTACAAAGGGGTTATTGCCGGAGAAGCCATTCTAGGGGTTAACGTATTCAAGGATATGTTTTCAGGTATTCGAGACTTCGTCGGTGGACGTTCTGGCACCTATGAAAAGGAGCTGGAGAAAGCACGTAACTACGCATTCAAAGAGCTGGAGCAGAAAGCGATTGAAGCGGGTGCAAACGCAGTGGTTGGTGTCGATATCGATTATGAAGTCTTAGGAACAGGTAATGGCATGTTGATGGTATCAGCCAGCGGCACAGCAGTTGTCGTCGCTTAA